The following are encoded in a window of Candidatus Eremiobacterota bacterium genomic DNA:
- a CDS encoding helix-turn-helix transcriptional regulator encodes MPETFGRRLQRLRMERGISVGMLARTVGVTESAIRQLESGTSKSASFSVGLKIADYLEIDPHVLAFGEGESLAATVRELRHRVEALEGGTPAERRRARP; translated from the coding sequence ATGCCAGAGACTTTTGGCCGGCGGCTCCAGCGTTTGCGGATGGAGCGCGGGATCAGCGTGGGGATGCTGGCGCGCACGGTCGGGGTGACCGAAAGCGCGATCCGCCAGCTGGAATCGGGGACCTCGAAGAGCGCCTCGTTCTCCGTCGGCCTGAAGATCGCCGACTATCTGGAGATCGATCCCCACGTCCTGGCGTTCGGCGAAGGCGAGTCCCTGGCCGCGACCGTCCGCGAGCTGCGCCACCGCGTCGAAGCTCTCGAAGGCGGCACCCCGGCTGAGCGGAGACGGGCGCGGCCCTAG
- a CDS encoding glycine--tRNA ligase, translated as MEEITALAKRRGFIFQSSEIYGGIGGFFDYGPLGAVLKKNVKDAWWREMVERRDDVVAFDSSIVMHPRTWEASGHVAAFHDKLVDCRNCKHRFRADHIPSLDKCPDCGMTGTLTEPRNFNLMMKTAIGPMEDTSAQAYLRPETAQGIFVNFKNIYQSARKKPPFGIAQIGKSFRNEITPGNFTYRVREFEQAELEYFVPQDGRDLEWFERWVNARKQWYSDYGIKPDRLRFYELTPEERPFYAKAGIDVEYLFPWGWGELESIAHRGTYDLDRHIEYSGKDLQFFDEAAKQKYTPILIESSAGMDRTTLTMLVDAYDREPVVEGDKQSERTVLRFHPKIAPVQIGVFPLARNKPDLVERARTIEQALRAEFRTQYDEGNVGQLYRRQDEIGTPFCIMVDYETLGDDTITVRNRDTMKQDRIAQAALTEYLRERL; from the coding sequence TCGACTACGGCCCGCTCGGCGCGGTGCTCAAGAAGAACGTGAAGGACGCGTGGTGGCGCGAGATGGTCGAGCGGCGCGACGACGTCGTGGCGTTCGACAGCTCGATCGTCATGCACCCGCGCACCTGGGAAGCCTCCGGCCACGTCGCGGCGTTCCACGACAAGCTGGTCGACTGCCGCAACTGCAAGCACCGCTTCCGCGCCGACCACATCCCTTCGCTCGACAAATGCCCGGACTGCGGGATGACCGGCACGCTGACCGAGCCGCGCAACTTCAACCTGATGATGAAGACGGCGATCGGCCCGATGGAGGACACGTCGGCGCAAGCGTACCTGCGCCCGGAGACCGCTCAGGGCATCTTCGTCAACTTCAAGAACATCTACCAGAGCGCGCGCAAGAAGCCGCCGTTCGGGATCGCGCAGATCGGCAAGTCGTTCCGCAACGAGATCACGCCGGGCAACTTCACCTACCGCGTGCGCGAGTTCGAGCAGGCGGAGCTGGAGTATTTCGTTCCGCAGGACGGCCGGGACTTGGAGTGGTTCGAGCGCTGGGTGAACGCGCGCAAGCAGTGGTACAGCGACTACGGCATAAAGCCCGATCGCTTGCGCTTCTACGAGCTCACGCCCGAGGAGCGCCCGTTCTACGCCAAGGCCGGGATCGACGTCGAGTACCTCTTTCCGTGGGGCTGGGGCGAGCTGGAGTCGATCGCGCACCGCGGGACGTACGACCTCGACCGCCACATCGAGTACTCCGGCAAGGACCTGCAGTTCTTCGACGAGGCGGCGAAGCAGAAGTACACGCCGATCCTGATCGAGTCGTCGGCCGGGATGGACCGCACCACGCTCACGATGCTAGTCGACGCCTACGACCGCGAGCCGGTCGTCGAAGGCGACAAGCAGTCGGAGCGCACGGTGCTGCGGTTTCATCCGAAGATCGCGCCGGTGCAGATCGGGGTCTTCCCGCTGGCGCGCAACAAGCCCGACTTGGTCGAGCGCGCGCGCACTATCGAGCAGGCGCTGCGCGCGGAGTTCCGCACGCAGTATGACGAAGGCAACGTCGGCCAGCTCTACCGCCGCCAGGACGAGATCGGCACGCCGTTCTGCATCATGGTCGACTACGAGACGCTCGGCGACGACACGATCACCGTCCGCAACCGCGACACGATGAAACAAGACCGCATCGCCCAAGCCGCGCTCACGGAATATCTTCGCGAGCGGCTGTAA